A genome region from Aliivibrio salmonicida LFI1238 includes the following:
- the ftnA gene encoding non-heme ferritin: MLAKTMIDHLNAQINLEFFSSNLYLQMSAWCEDKGFDGAASFFRAHASEEMEHMQRLFTYVSETGSMPILGAIEAPQSEFSGLGDVFRTTLEHEKMITQEINKLAHVAFTSQDYSTFNFLQWYVAEQHEEEKLFKGILDKIDLVGEDGKALFFIDKDLAVLAKSGSSSIMDSTAG, encoded by the coding sequence ATGTTAGCGAAAACCATGATCGATCATCTTAATGCGCAAATTAACCTAGAATTTTTTTCATCTAACCTATACTTACAAATGAGTGCTTGGTGTGAAGATAAAGGGTTTGATGGCGCAGCGTCGTTTTTCCGTGCTCACGCATCGGAAGAAATGGAACATATGCAACGTTTATTCACTTACGTGAGTGAAACAGGTTCAATGCCTATCTTAGGTGCGATTGAAGCACCACAATCTGAATTTTCAGGGTTGGGCGATGTGTTCCGTACGACATTAGAACATGAGAAAATGATCACGCAAGAGATCAATAAATTAGCTCATGTTGCTTTTACTTCTCAAGATTACTCAACGTTTAATTTCCTTCAGTGGTACGTGGCAGAGCAGCATGAAGAAGAGAAATTATTCAAAGGCATTTTAGATAAAATTGACCTAGTAGGTGAAGACGGTAAAGCGTTATTCTTTATCGATAAAGATTTAGCTGTATTAGCAAAATCTGGTTCGTCATCTATTATGGATAGCACTGCTGGGTAA